TATTGGTGAGATCACAAGCGCACAAGCTATGGGGGTGGTGGCATGATAGTCCGAACCAGAGCTTGAGCTCCGGCACATATTGAGCTTTGCCTAAGAATGGCATTGACCAGAGGCTGCTTATAGGCCGCCATTGACGGCTCACCGTGTCAAAGGCGTGAGTGCCACAGAGCTTGGAAGAAACGTAGATAGTGTTGTGTAGGAGGTAATTGTAGTTTGGGTGGTCGTTgtgaagggcggcggcggtagagAACGCCATATGGGGATCCTTTCACAAAAAACCCCATAGCTGAGCACCTCGAAGCAATGGTTGCTGGTAGTGGGGTGGTGTCTGAGGTTGAGGACGTAGAGGCAGTCCGGTTCTTGGTTGATGGAGACGGCCATGGCATCATACCCCTTGGAACAATTGAGGTTGGGGAAGTGGACGACGGAGTAGGAGGCGGCGTCGAAGAGCACGGTGTGTCCATGGTTGTCGGCGGTGAGGATCTTggtctcgtcgtcgccgagaaGGGTGACCAAGTCGAGAGATCTTTCATTCCGGTGATGCATTGGGGTGGGCTGGAGGTTGAGCAAGGGACATGGGAAATTGCGGAACCTGTCCATGAAATGCAGCGCCCCTGGATGCGGCCTCTTGCCATCGTGATCGATGTAGGACTTGGCCATGGCTGCTGCTTCGGCTGCTCTCGCTGATGGGTAGAAGAGACGATTGGCGGGTATGCGGCGCAGAGAATACAAGTCGTCGTGGTTGTTGTGCACCAACAGATTCAGATATCGCCGTCGACCCATCGATCTCCAAATACCCTACTGCCCTGATCAATCGAATTAGAGAACAAGTTAttagcaggcggcggcggtgaagtcAGATGGATTAGATGAAGGCGAAACAGAGAACTCGTGCCTTTGGGCTATATATGGCCCGACAGGCCACAGCCTAGGGCCTTCTTCTTGGTTCTTGCACGGTAGTTGACAACCAGCAAGAAAGTTGATTATTTTCTGATTGGATTGCTCCCCTATCATctactctatatatatgctgatAACTGTACAAACTCTGATGCTGATTAAATGTGCCCTTCTCAGCTGATTTGCCCCccctttccccttttttttcctgaaaaaaaaagagaggagttTTGATGCTTTTATTGAGAGAAACatagtaaggttttttttggtaCCACTAGGTAATTGCAGAGGACACCACCTTACAAGGAGATAACAGATAGAACATTTTAACTATCAATCCTAAACCAAAAGATAACAGCCCAAATATAAAGTGGAAATTAGATAAGGTGGCAAGCTATAAGATAAACTACTGCAGAAGACAACCGAACCACTTGGCCCTTTTAGAGGGTTAAATCAGATATAATATTTACACGGTCTGAAAATAAGCAAGTTACTTATATATTTTcaatgttttaattttatttttctacccTATCACATGAGACATTCTTACATTGGCTCTCACCCTTTAGGTTGGTTTTACTTCATATTCACATGTTCCAGGAAGGAGAACTGTGCAGGCATTGCAAGAGGCAACAAATTTATATCATATCTATCAAGCACTCCATCAACTAATTATCCCTTCTCCatgaataaatttgttttcCTCCAAGTAATCAGATTATGAAGCGGAGACAACACATGACTTTGTACTGATGCAAGGAATTCAGAACTTGTATTTGCTCAACAACATATACGGATGAAGCTTCTGGTTGCAGAGAGGTAGTGAAAACCAGGAGATGACAGTAAGATACATATTGTTGTACCACTAACTAGCTAGCAAAATGACACGCCAGCCCAGTAATGTCATTCAGTTAGGACCAAAAAACACTGGAATATTACATGCCACTAGCTAGTTTAGAATTCCAATCCTACTTAACTGGTAAGTATACCACCACTAATTTACTTGATCATTAGTCTCTTATAGTCCACTAGAAATGTGGACGCAAAATTGCATATCAGATAAAAGCATTGCTTCAGCCTTCAGATATCAAAATGAATAAGATTAGGCCATATGGGCTGATTCATAGAAATCATAACGATAATTTAGTTTCAGATAGAACACTCGGCCAAATTTAGTTCAGCTGACAAGGAAAAATCTTCAGTCTCCACTGTTTTCGCTGCCTTTCCATTTCTGACAAGATAGCTCTCTTGAAGATACAACCAGCAAGAGTGATACTGCTTCATACAATTAGCAAAGTAGACTCTTACAGACCATGCACTAATTTAGAGTTCCAAATTTTCAATCCTACTCACTAGTCCCTTACAGTCCACTGGAAATATGGATGATAAATTGCATATCAAACGAAGCATATTGTTTCATATGAAAATGAAATCAGTTTAGGCGAACCCACTCTGCTtcatatatagcaaaatgataTTAGTTTCAGAACCAATTCGATTTGCGTTAGAATGGGTACACACATATCAGGTACTAATCAGAAATATTATACCTAGATAGCACTACTGATTTAGAAATCCAATCctattaattactaattaactaGGGTCTCTTACAGCAgtccactagctagctagaaacaTGCATGATATAAAGCTTATCAGAATAAAGCTAGCACTAATTGCTTCAAATATCAAAATGAAATTAGGGCACATATGCTAGATAGCTGCTTGATAGTAAAACCCTCAGCTTCAGATAACCCATTCGATTTCATAGTCCCAAAAGTTGTAGTACATGGACTTGTGCTTGATCATCCGGACACCACCTTGATCATCACCATCTTTACCACAAGGTCCAACCATCTGTAGGCCAGTTAAGACAGCGAATTTCCCCTGAATCGGGTCAGAGTCCATTGTGTCATCGTCATCGTAATCAGAGAAACCCAATGTGCAGTCACCTGCAATAGAACGGAAAATCTTGACGACGCAAAACCTGCCACAGCCCAGGTTGATGAGGTCAATGTTATAGGGCAACCAGGATTCAGGTATGTCGAGGTCCACCCaagtgtgctgctgctgcaccgtGGGTGGCTTTGCTGCATCGGAGAGGAGATCACAAGCGCACAAGCTGTAGGGGTGGTCGACGGATAGTCCGAACCACAGCTTGAGCTCAGGCACATACTCAGCTTTGCCATCGAATGGCATTGCCCAGCAGCCCAGGCGACGCCACTGACGCCCCACTGTGTCGAAGGCGTAAGTAGCATCTGGCTCCATAGAAGAAACATATATAGTGGAGTTGTCAACCACCGTGTAGGAAGTAATGTCGGCATGCATGTAGTTGGCAAAGGGCGGCGGCTGTAGAGAACTCCAACAGGGAGTCCTCCCACGGAAATCCTTACAAGAAGAAGTGTAGTTGAGCACTTCAAAGCAGTAATCCTTGGTTTCAGGGTCAGCACTCTGGGACATCACGTAGAGGCTGTCTTCATGCCACATGTCGCCACTAATGTTGTTGTTGGTGTTGGTGTTTTTGATGGAGAGGGAAATGGCTGCACAGCCCTTGTCAGAAATGAGGTTGGGAAAGGCAAAGATGGTGGAGGAGTCGGCGTCAAAGACGATGGTATGTCCACTGTGGTCAGCAATGAGGATCCTGTTCTCATTGCCGAGGAGAGAGGCGAACTCGAGATTCCTATGTCGACGCTGGCCATCCCAGGGGGTTGATCTCCAAGGTGTGGAGGCCTGGATGTTTCCTGCCATGGTGCTCCTTAACGTACGCGTTGAATGATTCTTGGGACTTTGCCGTGGCCTCTTCAGCTGCTCTTGTTGATGGGTAGAAGAGATGATTTGCAGGTATGCGGCGCAGAGAATACAGTCCACTGCGGGCATTCTCCACCACAAGGTTCAGAAATCGCCTCCCCATATCTTTTTCCGAACCAAAACTGATCTTCTTATCTGACGGGATGATTCTATTGTTGGGTGGGAGTGCCTATATAACAGTTGCCACAATTTCAGCCTAAAAACAGTTAGTTTTTCACCATTACAGATCAACGGCCAGGACAAAACAAAAGCTCATTACTGATGAAACAATTTGACACTAAACTTATAGCATAAGTACTAGCTGCATAGCTAAATACCAAAGCTAGAAGGCAAGGTCTGTGcaaaaatagataaaaatataaatttacatGCACATAGAACTAAACCTACATTTTTAAATACGGTGTAACTGTAATGTAAGTGACATGTAATTGTAGTTCAAATGTGATGTGAGTACCTTTTAACCTTAACTTTATCATACACTACATTGACCGAAGAAAAATACCAGCTAAGAGCAGTTGGTAACTCGGCATTCAAAACGGGCTTGCATGCTTGCAATAGAACGAATCTGAGAATCGATATGATGTTGATAAATCTTACTATAATCAGCCAAGAATTGTGGAGACACAATTTTAGTAATTCCGTAAAggaataaaagaaacaaaacacgACGAACGACCAGACGGACCAATAGAACGAAACAGCAATGGATGGAGCAAAATAAACCCCCATACctgcatcagcagcagcaaaggATGTGGATTTCCTTTCAATTCCTTGCAATCTGTGACAGTCGGCCGGGATGCAGATCAGATGGAAGTTGCTGATCTACAGCAGGGGCAGCGTGCAATCTacaggaaggaaggaggagggttGGAGAAGTCAGgaaggatggcggcggctgccgaGGCTCAGCCTCAGCGCGATGGCACGGATTAGGGCCGTCTGGGTCCTGGTAGTCGcgatttctttatttttatattatttttttaaaaaaataaaaattaaattacccTTATTAATCGCCATACCATAAAGGGGAAGTGCGAGACGTGGCAAATGACGGAAGGGGCGCGCATCGTGTGGCAATTTTGTAGGCACCCCTTCTCACTCTTCCGTAGAACGATTTATTACTGGGGGCACTTTCAAATGTCCATGGTCACCccacttgttatttttttttaagataaaccATTGCAACAGTAGATTGTCCTAACAAATGGCGATTTATCATGTCTTTTTAGAGGCAGCACCCTACCCATAAAATTTCAATAACACGCCTCTTCGGTCGTTCTCCATGTTACATTTCTCGTCCTAACATAGGATGATTTATATGTTCTATCCTATGGTAGGACATAAGGAGTACATTTCTGCAAAACTTCAGAACGGTAGTTAAGTTTTGTAAACCTTTTAAATAAACAAATACAAAAGAAAATCGTGGCTTTTAGGGATTGCTCCAACTGCCTTTGGCCCATGGACCCACAAACTTTTTACTTGAGTGGTAtggtactatatttttttaaggaaaaaaaatacaatagagatccctcatcttgtcacattacaaaatcatccttgaaccgcaaaaccggacaTAACGTATCCCCAAACTTACAAACCAGTGCAAAGAAGGTCCTCTGGCGGTATTGTCcctggttttggctgatgtggtaCCTACATGCCTCCTTTAACTAGGTATTCGTCTCATGTGACATTGATATGACGCTTATTAGGTACTAATAATTTAGAAATGTTAATTACTTAGATACCACTAGTAACTTAGAAAAGTCTATTACAATGAATCATACTAATTATTCCAATCCAATTAAGTAGTCTCTGATAGACAACTAGGtagctagaaacatggacataTGTATAGGAGATTAAAGCTAGCATTGCTTCAAATACCAAAGTGAAATTAAGGCACATATGCTAGCTGCTTGATAGCAAAATAACCATCAGCTTCAGATAACCCATTCGATGTAATCATCGAAAAATTGGTAGTACATGAACTTGTGCTTGATCATCTGGACATCATCATGTTTACCACGAGGGCGAACCATGTGAAGGCCAGTGAAGATAGCGAAACTCCCATGAATTGGGTCAGAGTCTTCAATTGTGCCATCGTCACTCTCAGAGTAGGAACAAAATGTGCCATCACCCGAAATAGAATGGAACATCTTGGCGATGCAAAACCTGCCACAGCCAAGGTTGATGAGATTAATGTTCCATGGCAACCAGGACTGAGGTATGTCAAGGTCCACCCAAGTATGCTGCACCGTGGGTGGTTTTGCTGCGACGGATGAGTCGTCGGAGGGAAGATCAAAAGCACATAAGCTGTAGGGATGGTCAGCAGACAGGCCAAACCAGAGGTTGAGCTCTGGCACATACTCAGCTCTGCCATGGAATGGCATTGTCCAGGAGCCCAGCCGGCGCCACTCACGGCTAACCGTGTCGAAGGCGTAAGTAGAATGGATTGGCTTATTGCAAGATATGTAGATGGTGGTGCCGTGAACCACCGTGTAGGAGGTAATTTCGGCATTCATGCAGCCGGCGAAGGGCGGCAGTGGCAGAGAAACCCAATGGGGGGTCATCTCACGGAAATCGGCAGAGGAAGAAGAGTAGTTGAGCACCTCAAAGCAACCATCCTTGATACTGTGGACGTCGGGACTCCGGGTCATCATGTAGAGGCCGTACTCCGGCGGTGGTTCCAACCCGGTGTTGTTGCTGCCATCGTTGTTGATGATGGAGAGGGAAATGGCGTTGTACCTCTTGGGAGAAATGAGGTTGGGGAAGGCGAGGACGGAGGAGGAGTCTGCGTCGAAGACGACGGTGTTTCCCCTGTTGTCTGCAGTGAGCATCCTGCTCTCGTGGCCGAGGAGACAGGCGAAGTCGAGAGACCTAAGACGGTAGCGATCCACCGGGGCCGGCTCGAAGGCGAACGTCGAACGGGGAAGCTTCTCCAACATCTCCATGGTGTGGAGGCCTGGATGCTTCCTGCCACCGTGCTCCTCCATGAATGATTCTTGTGACTTTGCCGTTGCTTCTTCAGCTGCTCTTGTTGATGGGTAGAAGAGACGATTCGCGGGTATGCGGCGCAGAGAATAGAGTCCACCGGCGCCCTGCACCACCAGGTTCacaagtcgtcgtcgtcccatGGTACGTATCTGCTCCAAATTCCAAACGCCGAGACGACCTGATTCTAATGTAGATTAGACACCATGCAACAGCTCGCAACGAAGAAGAAGATCAATATGGTGTGGAGAGAGAAATTAAAGAAGATCGAAGAACCCTCTATATATACGTCGAAAAGCAGTAAGTAATCCTTGGAGTTTATAGCAATGGCCGGAGGTATTCGATGCATGCAGTGGAGTTGgagacggcgggcggcggcggaggtgccgGCATGGATGGAGTAGATGAAGGTAAATCTGCGGCAGCTCGCGTCTTTGGGCCCGTTGGCCCGATTAACATGAGTAATATTTTTCCTCCTTAATGGGTCCAACGGGCCGGTTCAGTAGGCcagtatttcctttttctttttacaagtCCGCACGACACCTTGCAAATTTCATTTCAATTTCATCCTTGCgacagagatttttttttttttactagtaaaTGGTTCGACTGTAACCTCTAGTTTTGTCGAAATGATGCTTGTTGGTTGGACAGTGGCGTTTTATTGTTAAAATGATACTGTACTACAGAAATATAGGGTCGTTCTTACTTTCTTCATTTTCTATTCAAAGTACTGATGCAACTTGTAAAAGCTAGCGTCTGCAAGACGAATCACAGTTGCACACCGGAAATCTCATATTTAATTCTTAATAAGCTCAcactttcttttaaaaaaatatttgaagggACTTCTCCCCCTCCAAATCTCGTTTCATGCATATACCTAAATGCCATTGCACCTAGGTATAAAAATACTTTTCAGCCCAAATAGGATGCACATGACACTACTCCTGTATTGCACATGCacctctaatttattagagctcCAACAACTACTGAGTAGTCAGTACTCTCCTACCGTCCACCGGAAATTAACTAAGGTGGATGATAAATATATTTCCATAGaaagaaaatcatattgattcatagaaaaataatattactTTCAACACACCAATTCTCATCTATAAAAACTCGAAATTAGTTTCTTAGAGAACAAATTCAATGTTATAGGCGTTGAAAATGTAATACATGGACTTGTGCTTGATCATCCGAACCTCTCTTGGATCATCTTTACCACGGGGGCGCACCATCTGCAGGCCAGTGAAAACAGCAAAATCCGCAGCAAAATCAGAGTGAATCATGTCATCATCAGAGTCGTTGAGTAACCACCAGAAGTGAAGATCTTAACGGCGCAAAATCTGCCAGAGACGAGGTTGATGAGCTTCAGCTGAAACGTCAACCAGGACCTGAAACGGCACACAAGCTGTACAGATCAAAGCCTAGTTCCTTCCATCTCCTCTCCGAGAGGATAATAAGGTCAAGGTGACAGGAAAGCAGAGCAGGTCAAGGTTTTTCTCCATCTCTTGCAAATTCAGACTACTATTCCCTCTGTTCTGCTTTACTGGTTATAAAGGAttacctcatcatcatcatcatatattGTCGGCCAAGGCTTTTTTTTAGCATATCCTATCAAGACAAACACTACTGTATATAAACTGGCAACAGCTGaaagatatataaatgtatagTAGTAGAACTGAATTTTGCATGACCACATGACTTATCTTaaaacgtttttttttctctctctctctctctaatttaCAGCGATCTTATCAGGAATCTATCATTGATATCTCAGTATTATTtctcaaagcaaaaaaaaattctcaaatctTACAAAGGACAAAAGCATCTAGGTGGGAAATTCGCAAGTTGCAATCTGAAGAGTATAGCCTTTGTCATATGTACAACTTGTCACAGCTACAATTGGGTTGTTGAGATTAACCAAATCCAGTCGACATTTGGACAGTCTGATTAGCAGTATTATTAACATCTTGGAAAGTTGTTGGGTGATCAATTAGGACCGTGAAAAATGAGCTCTTGGATGTTGGATCTATCCTCAGTGACAGGGACAATTTATTTTCCTCACAACTCACAACTGGTGTTTAAATAGCTTTTGTTCAGACTTTTCAACATGtgtattatattttcttttgtttaccAATAACTTCGCTCTCTGTGGCTATTTGGCAAATACAAGGATATccttattcttaaaaaaaaatcttttttttgtctTCCAATGAAACTGCAACTTTTTGGTATTTCGTTGCCTACCTGCTACTATCTTGTAGGACTGTGCACTCGTGTTATCTTGTTCGTCCGAAGAATGAGAAGTCGCTtcggtttttcttttatttgtttgataaaAACTTATGTTCAATAGCTGATAAGGTATACCTCTGTAGCACTATTGATATGAGAATTTTCATCaacaagatgataataaaaagttaaaaactcTAGAAATTCTTGAGTGTCTGGTGAATACCAAGAATTGCATACTTCATGCTGCAGAAACCTTGCTAATGGTGTCACAACATTGCACCCAAACATAGCTTTATGACAGTATCAGGACGAATATCTGAAGAAAGCTTGAAAGGCTCAAAGCCAATTTTTATATTGCAGCTCAACTTCTCATAAAATTACTCTCGACAGACTCCATCTAAATTGTGCATAAATTGCCTCAACATCAACTCTCCAAATACAATTGCATACATTGTCTCAACATGAACTCTCCAGATACAAAAACATAGATGCTAAAAAGAACACAGGCAAgacaaataaattcatttgagCTAAAACCTAATGAATTTGAGGAGCGGAAACTAAATGCTTGAGACATCAAAATCTACTCTTGCGACTGCTGCTATTCATCTCCATGCTAGGCCAAGACAATGTCCTTCAGAGCTGGCCGGATGCCCTCCTCCAGTAGCTGTCGGTACTCCAATGAATCGCCACTTGTTTGTTTCATCTCGATGATATGATAGGAAGTGGTAACCTCAAATATCTCTATGTCAAACTGAAGAACACCATtccttccctccttcctcccttgCATCTTCACTACACCATTGTCTTTCTTCCTTACCCTGAGATTTAGCGCCTTTGCTACATCTTCTAGCTTTGAGATTATGGTTGAGGCAGATTTATCTGAAGTGAACCTTGCCTCATTTCTCCATTCCTTTACAATGAACATGCCAGAGAGATCAAATCCCTTGGAGAAAGAGATAATTTCAAAAGCATTTAAGTTTGTCACTGACATGGGCTTCACATCTTCATGAGCATTTTTCTTGCGTCTCACACCAAGCACCGGAGCAACATTTTTGGTGGTGTTTTCATTCAAAGTTCTTTCCTTCAAAATACGGTTCTCCTCAGGACCTTTCCGGAACCAGGTAGACTCCTTTATCTTCTGGATTGAAATCCTTGTGCTTGGGTTGGGGTCCATGATCTTGTACAACAACTTCTGGAGTTTGCGTGAAAACCAACCGGGGCACCTGAATTCACCGTGTTGTATCTTCCGATACATTTCCATCAAGTTTGGGCCCTGGAAAGGAAGGTAACCAGCAACAAGAACAAACAGGATAACACCACAAGACCAAATATCTGACTTTGCACCATCATAGCCTATCTTGCTAATCACCTCTGGAGCTACATATGCAGGTGTTCCACAGGTGGTATGGAGTAAGCCATCTTGCCTCTTCGACTCTGAAAGCGCACTCAATCCAAAGTCTGAGACTTTCAGGTTCTCATTCTCATCCAACAGTAGGTTCTCAGGCTTCAAGTCCCGGTGATACACACCTCGACTGTGGCAGTAATCCACTGCACTAATGAGTTGCTGGAAGTACTTATGTGCAACAACCTCTGTAAGCTTTCCACGCTTTGCAACCTTTTCAAATAGCTCACCACCTTTCACATACTCCATCACAAAGTAGATCTTGTTCCGTGTTGCCATGACCTCATGAAGCTGAACAATGTTCTTATGAGCCACCAACCGCATGGTTGTGATCTCACGTCTGATCTGCTCCGAAAGCCCAACCTTCAATATCTGCTGTTTGTCCATCATCTTTATGGCCACACTCTGGTTTGACTCCAGATTCCTTGCATAGTGCACCTTGCCAAATGTTCCTTTCCCCAACAATCTCCCCAACTCATACCTCTCCATTAGAATCTTCCCTCTACTCTCCATGCCCACAAAGATATAAATCTCAGCACTATGTTTTGACCACCAATCAGATGGACTGCAATTCTTTAGCCATCCTCCCCAAGGTCATGATCGTGGATGGAGAACAACATTCTTATATCATCGTCGTTTCGGAGTCTAAATGGTGTAGAATTAGTGCAGGAAAGTTGATCACTCACATCAAGACTTGAGTAGATCAGTAGCACTGGTGAACCAGCAATCTGTTTTATCTCACACGGAAAATTTCTTCTATGCAAGCACATCTTTCAGCATTCCTTGAGGCTTTCactgcttgtttttttattgattcCCCTGTATAAACAAAACCAGGCATCAGATTTAGTAATTGAATGTCCTAGGATATGCACTCAAGTGCTAACAAGGTACGTATAATAATCTGAAAGTCTGTAAGAACTTTAACCAAACAAAAGTCAATGCGAAGAATTTTGAAGGCTTATTGTGAAACTAAATGCATTTTTATACCTACTACTTATATAATATAAGTGTTCCCTAGAATCAATCAGAACTTACATGAGTTCAACGTGTTATGTAATAGATAATTAATATAATAAGGAACTTCAACTAAGTACTTATCAGAAATCTAGGACGGTAAATCAGAAGCTAACAAAATAAAACTAGTCAATTACGAATTAAAATTTGCAACCGATGTGAATTATTCTACATCTTTCGTTCAAGTTCAGAAAGGTGATTAATAAAACTAGTCAATTACGAATTCAGATACCAAAACATTACGAATTTAGAAAAAATGACATTACTAGATCTTTTGCTCCTAATTAAAACTTTGTTTGGACGTCTAGCAGATTAGGCACTGAACAAGCAAATTACTCAGCAAATGAATTCAGATGCAAATCAGGATAAGGGACAGGCACATGGGCACATGGCAGGAGTTAGGATTTGCATGGAGTTAAGCTGCATCTAGTGATTCCGCATCCACATGAATTGAATATTTTTCAAAGATTAGGTTTGATACGGCCATGGGAAGGAGGGGAAATTAATGAAAACTGAGCCTCGCCAAACCCAAACACCTCATGACACATGCCATTGCAAGAGTACATATCGTCGTATTCGATTAAACGGCAGCACTTTGGCATCGGCTTGGTCTAAACTTTAACTAAAAACCATAAATTTTCGCATCTACTCAATTGATGTGCCATCAATTTCTACTTGTCCAACTGATGTGCCCCTACCCCTACCTTGGAGCAAAAGAGAATAATGGAAAAAAGCGAGCAATCAAGAATCAGTAGAAAGAAACGCTAGAAGATGATATGGAGAGAGGAACTGCATACCTTCCGGTgacaggaagaagaggagattcAGGTAACAAAAGGTGAACTTTTTGGATCTGTCCCCCACTTCTTTCTCAACACCTGTttgggtagagagagagagtttttgAGTGGTAGTATCAGGAGTGGATGCGAGGACAGCGAGAAGACGGGGTTCTCTTTTATACAGGGGGAACCGatcaagaagaggagaggaggcagccGCCAGTTGGAGAAGAAACAGTGGTGCCTTGCATTATTAGCAGAGAATGATTTGACGTTAATGACCCTGATTTGGCTGCGCCGCGTTTCCTGGGCACCGCATCGCATAAAGAGCATATCCATCCGACTCACCCCTGACTAGTCGCCCTTCACCACAGCAATCATTCAATTTGGCTTGGCTTGGATTGGTTTGGCTTGGCTTGGTGCTTAatgataatttaattaattatttcacAATTGATGATGGTACAGCTCATCATTGTGTTCTTGAAACAGGTACAGCACATAATGTACCACTAATCACCTTGCCTAATCCTATTTATAGATCTGAAGGCTGTGATGCTGTCTTACAGAAAATGAGcacttttttccttctttaatCTGATTCCGTTAACTGCAACTTTTATTTTCTGAGGAACCAATGTTAATTGAGGCATTTGTTAGAGTAGTTTTCCATGTGATgttgtgtttaatttggtttggAGTTACTCAAATGCATGGCATTGGCTCATCTCTCATGATCTGATCCTTTGCTGACTCATCAATGGGTTGGCTGTTCTTCAGGTATTGGACCACCGGAAATGGTTGGTGACTTGCAGCCATTTATCCGTGTGCTACTAGCTGGATCTTTGGTGAGCGGTATTCAATTATCACCGTATATACTTATTTCctccattcaaaaataaatttatttttttacataaatatGAATATAGTCAAATTCATGTATAGAACTGAACTTATTTAATTTTAGCATGGATGTAGACATGTAGTATTTGTTTCGGTCAGGCATCATTGGTTTTTATTGACATCGGCCTGTCTATATTTTACCAATGAATAATCAGCTTGTCCATAAGTTTTTCAGAATATGTTGTTATGCATATTGAccttagatttaaaaaaaattacttaagttactaaaagaaaaacatacttACAAATTAACCTCGAAGAAAACCGATCAATACAAACTTGGCAGCTGTACAGATAATGTACAGATAGCCGATGACGGCTCAATTGGTTTGCATCAATCAAGCCTTTCATGAGAGCGAAAAAAAATCTGTGCC
The nucleotide sequence above comes from Oryza glaberrima chromosome 11, OglaRS2, whole genome shotgun sequence. Encoded proteins:
- the LOC127754296 gene encoding uncharacterized protein LOC127754296, which encodes MGRRRLVNLVVQGAGGLYSLRRIPANRLFYPSTRAAEEATAKSQESFMEEHGGRKHPGLHTMEMLEKLPRSTFAFEPAPVDRYRLRSLDFACLLGHESRMLTADNRGNTVVFDADSSSVLAFPNLISPKRYNAISLSIINNDGSNNTGLEPPPEYGLYMMTRSPDVHSIKDGCFEVLNYSSSSADFREMTPHWVSLPLPPFAGCMNAEITSYTVVHGTTIYISCNKPIHSTYAFDTVSREWRRLGSWTMPFHGRAEYVPELNLWFGLSADHPYSLCAFDLPSDDSSVAAKPPTVQHTWVDLDIPQSWLPWNINLINLGCGRFCIAKMFHSISGDGTFCSYSESDDGTIEDSDPIHGSFAIFTGLHMVRPRGKHDDVQMIKHKFMYYQFFDDYIEWVI
- the LOC127754295 gene encoding CBL-interacting protein kinase 15 gives rise to the protein MESRGKILMERYELGRLLGKGTFGKVHYARNLESNQSVAIKMMDKQQILKVGLSEQIRREITTMRLVAHKNIVQLHEVMATRNKIYFVMEYVKGGELFEKVAKRGKLTEVVAHKYFQQLISAVDYCHSRGVYHRDLKPENLLLDENENLKVSDFGLSALSESKRQDGLLHTTCGTPAYVAPEVISKIGYDGAKSDIWSCGVILFVLVAGYLPFQGPNLMEMYRKIQHGEFRCPGWFSRKLQKLLYKIMDPNPSTRISIQKIKESTWFRKGPEENRILKERTLNENTTKNVAPVLGVRRKKNAHEDVKPMSVTNLNAFEIISFSKGFDLSGMFIVKEWRNEARFTSDKSASTIISKLEDVAKALNLRVRKKDNGVVKMQGRKEGRNGVLQFDIEIFEVTTSYHIIEMKQTSGDSLEYRQLLEEGIRPALKDIVLA